A stretch of Arachis hypogaea cultivar Tifrunner chromosome 15, arahy.Tifrunner.gnm2.J5K5, whole genome shotgun sequence DNA encodes these proteins:
- the LOC112750526 gene encoding transcription factor GTE6 isoform X4: MRQVLLLEQKVNDIEIFFSSTNKRQKNMDKGNSSTKDKDKEKHVASIKKQNKVASRREAAAAKRMQDLMRQFGTILRQITQHKWAWPFMQPVDVEGLGLHDYYEVIDKPMDFSTIKNQTEAKDGTGYKNVREICVDVRLVFTNAMKYNDEKSDVHVMAKTLLEKFEEKWLQFLPKVTEEETRREQEEAEAQLSMQLAQEAAHARMARDLSNEILLIHVLNLLKRLNLLSFQLYDVDVHLEELREMAVKKFRKMTTDEKRKLGAALARLSPEDLSKALEIVAQNNPSFQATAEEVDLDIDAQSQSTLWKLKYFIEEALEKQSKNSGSTSGNENHNNKNKRKQELCDAVAKASKNKKPT, translated from the exons ATGAGGCAAGTATTGCTA CTTGAGCAGAAAGTGAATGACATAGAAATTTTTTTCTCGAGCACGAATAAAAGACAAAAGAATATGGATAAAGGTAATTCGTCTACAAAGGATAAAGACAAGGAGAAACATGTTGCAAGTATTAAGAAGCAAAACAAGGTAGCATCACGTAGAGAAGCAGCAGCGGCAAAGAGAATGCAAGATCTTATGCGCCAGTTTGGCACAATATTACGCCAG ATCACCCAACACAAGTGGGCTTGGCCTTTTATGCAGCCTGTGGATGTCGAGGGCCTTGGTTTGCATGACTATTACGAG GTCATTGACAAGCCAATGGATTTTAGTACCATTAAGAATCAAACGGAAGCTAAAGATGGTACAGGATATAAGAATGTTCGGGAGATATGTGTTGACGTGAGGTTAGTTTTCACGAATGCCATGAAGTATAATGACGAAAAAAGTGATGTCCATGTGATGGCAAAAACTTTGCTGGAAAAGTTTGAGGAGAAATGGTTGCAATTTCTGCCAAAAGTTACTGAAGAG GAAACAAGACGAGAACAAGAAGAAGCTGAAGCACAGTTAAGCATGCAGCTTGCTCAAGAAGCCGCTCATGCCAGGATGGCTAGAGACTTAAGTAACGAG ATACTTCTTATACATGTCTTGAACTTGCTCAAGAGATTGAACCTTTTATCTTTTCAGCTGTATGATGTTGATGTGCATTTAGAAGAGCTACGGGAGATGGCTGTTAAAAAATTCAG GAAAATGACAACAGATGAAAAGAGAAAGTTAGGCGCGGCTCTTGCTCGGTTGTCACCTGAAGATCTAAGTAAAGCATTGGAAATCGTCGCCCAAAATAATCCGAGCTTCCAAGCAACTGCAGAAGAGGTGGATCTCGACATCGATGCTCAG AGCCAGTCGACCTTATGGAAGTTGAAATACTTTATAGAGGAGGCTTTAGAAAAACAGAGCAAGAATTCAGGAAGCACCAGTGGCAATGAAAATCATAACAACAAAAACAAACGTAAACAAGAGTTATGTGATGCTGTTGCCAAAGCTTCTAAGAACAAGAAGCCCACTTGA
- the LOC112750526 gene encoding transcription factor GTE6 isoform X7, with protein sequence MRQVLLLEQKVNDIEIFFSSTNKRQKNMDKGNSSTKDKDKEKHVASIKKQNKVASRREAAAAKRMQDLMRQFGTILRQVIDKPMDFSTIKNQTEAKDGTGYKNVREICVDVRLVFTNAMKYNDEKSDVHVMAKTLLEKFEEKWLQFLPKVTEEETRREQEEAEAQLSMQLAQEAAHARMARDLSNELYDVDVHLEELREMAVKKFRKMTTDEKRKLGAALARLSPEDLSKALEIVAQNNPSFQATAEEVDLDIDAQSQSTLWKLKYFIEEALEKQSKNSGSTSGNENHNNKNKRKQELCDAVAKASKNKKPT encoded by the exons ATGAGGCAAGTATTGCTA CTTGAGCAGAAAGTGAATGACATAGAAATTTTTTTCTCGAGCACGAATAAAAGACAAAAGAATATGGATAAAGGTAATTCGTCTACAAAGGATAAAGACAAGGAGAAACATGTTGCAAGTATTAAGAAGCAAAACAAGGTAGCATCACGTAGAGAAGCAGCAGCGGCAAAGAGAATGCAAGATCTTATGCGCCAGTTTGGCACAATATTACGCCAG GTCATTGACAAGCCAATGGATTTTAGTACCATTAAGAATCAAACGGAAGCTAAAGATGGTACAGGATATAAGAATGTTCGGGAGATATGTGTTGACGTGAGGTTAGTTTTCACGAATGCCATGAAGTATAATGACGAAAAAAGTGATGTCCATGTGATGGCAAAAACTTTGCTGGAAAAGTTTGAGGAGAAATGGTTGCAATTTCTGCCAAAAGTTACTGAAGAG GAAACAAGACGAGAACAAGAAGAAGCTGAAGCACAGTTAAGCATGCAGCTTGCTCAAGAAGCCGCTCATGCCAGGATGGCTAGAGACTTAAGTAACGAG CTGTATGATGTTGATGTGCATTTAGAAGAGCTACGGGAGATGGCTGTTAAAAAATTCAG GAAAATGACAACAGATGAAAAGAGAAAGTTAGGCGCGGCTCTTGCTCGGTTGTCACCTGAAGATCTAAGTAAAGCATTGGAAATCGTCGCCCAAAATAATCCGAGCTTCCAAGCAACTGCAGAAGAGGTGGATCTCGACATCGATGCTCAG AGCCAGTCGACCTTATGGAAGTTGAAATACTTTATAGAGGAGGCTTTAGAAAAACAGAGCAAGAATTCAGGAAGCACCAGTGGCAATGAAAATCATAACAACAAAAACAAACGTAAACAAGAGTTATGTGATGCTGTTGCCAAAGCTTCTAAGAACAAGAAGCCCACTTGA
- the LOC112750526 gene encoding transcription factor GTE6 isoform X1, which translates to MDTFGASISEAKNITTGNPYDCLIEMEGFKCRVDDIISKVDELEQKVNDIEIFFSSTNKRQKNMDKGNSSTKDKDKEKHVASIKKQNKVASRREAAAAKRMQDLMRQFGTILRQITQHKWAWPFMQPVDVEGLGLHDYYEVIDKPMDFSTIKNQTEAKDGTGYKNVREICVDVRLVFTNAMKYNDEKSDVHVMAKTLLEKFEEKWLQFLPKVTEEETRREQEEAEAQLSMQLAQEAAHARMARDLSNEILLIHVLNLLKRLNLLSFQLYDVDVHLEELREMAVKKFRKMTTDEKRKLGAALARLSPEDLSKALEIVAQNNPSFQATAEEVDLDIDAQSQSTLWKLKYFIEEALEKQSKNSGSTSGNENHNNKNKRKQELCDAVAKASKNKKPT; encoded by the exons ATGGACACATTTGGTGCATCGATTTCGGAGGCAAAAAACATTACAACAGGGAACCCTTATGACTGTTTGATCGAAATGGAGGGATTCAAGTGTCGTGTCGATGATATAATTTCCAAAGTTGATGAG CTTGAGCAGAAAGTGAATGACATAGAAATTTTTTTCTCGAGCACGAATAAAAGACAAAAGAATATGGATAAAGGTAATTCGTCTACAAAGGATAAAGACAAGGAGAAACATGTTGCAAGTATTAAGAAGCAAAACAAGGTAGCATCACGTAGAGAAGCAGCAGCGGCAAAGAGAATGCAAGATCTTATGCGCCAGTTTGGCACAATATTACGCCAG ATCACCCAACACAAGTGGGCTTGGCCTTTTATGCAGCCTGTGGATGTCGAGGGCCTTGGTTTGCATGACTATTACGAG GTCATTGACAAGCCAATGGATTTTAGTACCATTAAGAATCAAACGGAAGCTAAAGATGGTACAGGATATAAGAATGTTCGGGAGATATGTGTTGACGTGAGGTTAGTTTTCACGAATGCCATGAAGTATAATGACGAAAAAAGTGATGTCCATGTGATGGCAAAAACTTTGCTGGAAAAGTTTGAGGAGAAATGGTTGCAATTTCTGCCAAAAGTTACTGAAGAG GAAACAAGACGAGAACAAGAAGAAGCTGAAGCACAGTTAAGCATGCAGCTTGCTCAAGAAGCCGCTCATGCCAGGATGGCTAGAGACTTAAGTAACGAG ATACTTCTTATACATGTCTTGAACTTGCTCAAGAGATTGAACCTTTTATCTTTTCAGCTGTATGATGTTGATGTGCATTTAGAAGAGCTACGGGAGATGGCTGTTAAAAAATTCAG GAAAATGACAACAGATGAAAAGAGAAAGTTAGGCGCGGCTCTTGCTCGGTTGTCACCTGAAGATCTAAGTAAAGCATTGGAAATCGTCGCCCAAAATAATCCGAGCTTCCAAGCAACTGCAGAAGAGGTGGATCTCGACATCGATGCTCAG AGCCAGTCGACCTTATGGAAGTTGAAATACTTTATAGAGGAGGCTTTAGAAAAACAGAGCAAGAATTCAGGAAGCACCAGTGGCAATGAAAATCATAACAACAAAAACAAACGTAAACAAGAGTTATGTGATGCTGTTGCCAAAGCTTCTAAGAACAAGAAGCCCACTTGA
- the LOC112750526 gene encoding transcription factor GTE6 isoform X2, whose protein sequence is MDTFGASISEAKNITTGNPYDCLIEMEGFKCRVDDIISKVDELEQKVNDIEIFFSSTNKRQKNMDKGNSSTKDKDKEKHVASIKKQNKVASRREAAAAKRMQDLMRQFGTILRQITQHKWAWPFMQPVDVEGLGLHDYYEVIDKPMDFSTIKNQTEAKDGTGYKNVREICVDVRLVFTNAMKYNDEKSDVHVMAKTLLEKFEEKWLQFLPKVTEEETRREQEEAEAQLSMQLAQEAAHARMARDLSNELYDVDVHLEELREMAVKKFRKMTTDEKRKLGAALARLSPEDLSKALEIVAQNNPSFQATAEEVDLDIDAQSQSTLWKLKYFIEEALEKQSKNSGSTSGNENHNNKNKRKQELCDAVAKASKNKKPT, encoded by the exons ATGGACACATTTGGTGCATCGATTTCGGAGGCAAAAAACATTACAACAGGGAACCCTTATGACTGTTTGATCGAAATGGAGGGATTCAAGTGTCGTGTCGATGATATAATTTCCAAAGTTGATGAG CTTGAGCAGAAAGTGAATGACATAGAAATTTTTTTCTCGAGCACGAATAAAAGACAAAAGAATATGGATAAAGGTAATTCGTCTACAAAGGATAAAGACAAGGAGAAACATGTTGCAAGTATTAAGAAGCAAAACAAGGTAGCATCACGTAGAGAAGCAGCAGCGGCAAAGAGAATGCAAGATCTTATGCGCCAGTTTGGCACAATATTACGCCAG ATCACCCAACACAAGTGGGCTTGGCCTTTTATGCAGCCTGTGGATGTCGAGGGCCTTGGTTTGCATGACTATTACGAG GTCATTGACAAGCCAATGGATTTTAGTACCATTAAGAATCAAACGGAAGCTAAAGATGGTACAGGATATAAGAATGTTCGGGAGATATGTGTTGACGTGAGGTTAGTTTTCACGAATGCCATGAAGTATAATGACGAAAAAAGTGATGTCCATGTGATGGCAAAAACTTTGCTGGAAAAGTTTGAGGAGAAATGGTTGCAATTTCTGCCAAAAGTTACTGAAGAG GAAACAAGACGAGAACAAGAAGAAGCTGAAGCACAGTTAAGCATGCAGCTTGCTCAAGAAGCCGCTCATGCCAGGATGGCTAGAGACTTAAGTAACGAG CTGTATGATGTTGATGTGCATTTAGAAGAGCTACGGGAGATGGCTGTTAAAAAATTCAG GAAAATGACAACAGATGAAAAGAGAAAGTTAGGCGCGGCTCTTGCTCGGTTGTCACCTGAAGATCTAAGTAAAGCATTGGAAATCGTCGCCCAAAATAATCCGAGCTTCCAAGCAACTGCAGAAGAGGTGGATCTCGACATCGATGCTCAG AGCCAGTCGACCTTATGGAAGTTGAAATACTTTATAGAGGAGGCTTTAGAAAAACAGAGCAAGAATTCAGGAAGCACCAGTGGCAATGAAAATCATAACAACAAAAACAAACGTAAACAAGAGTTATGTGATGCTGTTGCCAAAGCTTCTAAGAACAAGAAGCCCACTTGA
- the LOC112750526 gene encoding transcription factor GTE6 isoform X6 codes for MRQVLLLEQKVNDIEIFFSSTNKRQKNMDKGNSSTKDKDKEKHVASIKKQNKVASRREAAAAKRMQDLMRQFGTILRQITQHKWAWPFMQPVDVEGLGLHDYYEVIDKPMDFSTIKNQTEAKDGTGYKNVREICVDVRLVFTNAMKYNDEKSDVHVMAKTLLEKFEEKWLQFLPKVTEEETRREQEEAEAQLSMQLAQEAAHARMARDLSNELYDVDVHLEELREMAVKKFRKMTTDEKRKLGAALARLSPEDLSKALEIVAQNNPSFQATAEEVDLDIDAQSQSTLWKLKYFIEEALEKQSKNSGSTSGNENHNNKNKRKQELCDAVAKASKNKKPT; via the exons ATGAGGCAAGTATTGCTA CTTGAGCAGAAAGTGAATGACATAGAAATTTTTTTCTCGAGCACGAATAAAAGACAAAAGAATATGGATAAAGGTAATTCGTCTACAAAGGATAAAGACAAGGAGAAACATGTTGCAAGTATTAAGAAGCAAAACAAGGTAGCATCACGTAGAGAAGCAGCAGCGGCAAAGAGAATGCAAGATCTTATGCGCCAGTTTGGCACAATATTACGCCAG ATCACCCAACACAAGTGGGCTTGGCCTTTTATGCAGCCTGTGGATGTCGAGGGCCTTGGTTTGCATGACTATTACGAG GTCATTGACAAGCCAATGGATTTTAGTACCATTAAGAATCAAACGGAAGCTAAAGATGGTACAGGATATAAGAATGTTCGGGAGATATGTGTTGACGTGAGGTTAGTTTTCACGAATGCCATGAAGTATAATGACGAAAAAAGTGATGTCCATGTGATGGCAAAAACTTTGCTGGAAAAGTTTGAGGAGAAATGGTTGCAATTTCTGCCAAAAGTTACTGAAGAG GAAACAAGACGAGAACAAGAAGAAGCTGAAGCACAGTTAAGCATGCAGCTTGCTCAAGAAGCCGCTCATGCCAGGATGGCTAGAGACTTAAGTAACGAG CTGTATGATGTTGATGTGCATTTAGAAGAGCTACGGGAGATGGCTGTTAAAAAATTCAG GAAAATGACAACAGATGAAAAGAGAAAGTTAGGCGCGGCTCTTGCTCGGTTGTCACCTGAAGATCTAAGTAAAGCATTGGAAATCGTCGCCCAAAATAATCCGAGCTTCCAAGCAACTGCAGAAGAGGTGGATCTCGACATCGATGCTCAG AGCCAGTCGACCTTATGGAAGTTGAAATACTTTATAGAGGAGGCTTTAGAAAAACAGAGCAAGAATTCAGGAAGCACCAGTGGCAATGAAAATCATAACAACAAAAACAAACGTAAACAAGAGTTATGTGATGCTGTTGCCAAAGCTTCTAAGAACAAGAAGCCCACTTGA
- the LOC112750526 gene encoding transcription factor GTE6 isoform X5: protein MDTFGASISEAKNITTGNPYDCLIEMEGFKCRVDDIISKVDELEQKVNDIEIFFSSTNKRQKNMDKGNSSTKDKDKEKHVASIKKQNKVASRREAAAAKRMQDLMRQFGTILRQVIDKPMDFSTIKNQTEAKDGTGYKNVREICVDVRLVFTNAMKYNDEKSDVHVMAKTLLEKFEEKWLQFLPKVTEEETRREQEEAEAQLSMQLAQEAAHARMARDLSNELYDVDVHLEELREMAVKKFRKMTTDEKRKLGAALARLSPEDLSKALEIVAQNNPSFQATAEEVDLDIDAQSQSTLWKLKYFIEEALEKQSKNSGSTSGNENHNNKNKRKQELCDAVAKASKNKKPT from the exons ATGGACACATTTGGTGCATCGATTTCGGAGGCAAAAAACATTACAACAGGGAACCCTTATGACTGTTTGATCGAAATGGAGGGATTCAAGTGTCGTGTCGATGATATAATTTCCAAAGTTGATGAG CTTGAGCAGAAAGTGAATGACATAGAAATTTTTTTCTCGAGCACGAATAAAAGACAAAAGAATATGGATAAAGGTAATTCGTCTACAAAGGATAAAGACAAGGAGAAACATGTTGCAAGTATTAAGAAGCAAAACAAGGTAGCATCACGTAGAGAAGCAGCAGCGGCAAAGAGAATGCAAGATCTTATGCGCCAGTTTGGCACAATATTACGCCAG GTCATTGACAAGCCAATGGATTTTAGTACCATTAAGAATCAAACGGAAGCTAAAGATGGTACAGGATATAAGAATGTTCGGGAGATATGTGTTGACGTGAGGTTAGTTTTCACGAATGCCATGAAGTATAATGACGAAAAAAGTGATGTCCATGTGATGGCAAAAACTTTGCTGGAAAAGTTTGAGGAGAAATGGTTGCAATTTCTGCCAAAAGTTACTGAAGAG GAAACAAGACGAGAACAAGAAGAAGCTGAAGCACAGTTAAGCATGCAGCTTGCTCAAGAAGCCGCTCATGCCAGGATGGCTAGAGACTTAAGTAACGAG CTGTATGATGTTGATGTGCATTTAGAAGAGCTACGGGAGATGGCTGTTAAAAAATTCAG GAAAATGACAACAGATGAAAAGAGAAAGTTAGGCGCGGCTCTTGCTCGGTTGTCACCTGAAGATCTAAGTAAAGCATTGGAAATCGTCGCCCAAAATAATCCGAGCTTCCAAGCAACTGCAGAAGAGGTGGATCTCGACATCGATGCTCAG AGCCAGTCGACCTTATGGAAGTTGAAATACTTTATAGAGGAGGCTTTAGAAAAACAGAGCAAGAATTCAGGAAGCACCAGTGGCAATGAAAATCATAACAACAAAAACAAACGTAAACAAGAGTTATGTGATGCTGTTGCCAAAGCTTCTAAGAACAAGAAGCCCACTTGA
- the LOC112750526 gene encoding transcription factor GTE6 isoform X3, producing MDTFGASISEAKNITTGNPYDCLIEMEGFKCRVDDIISKVDELEQKVNDIEIFFSSTNKRQKNMDKGNSSTKDKDKEKHVASIKKQNKVASRREAAAAKRMQDLMRQFGTILRQVIDKPMDFSTIKNQTEAKDGTGYKNVREICVDVRLVFTNAMKYNDEKSDVHVMAKTLLEKFEEKWLQFLPKVTEEETRREQEEAEAQLSMQLAQEAAHARMARDLSNEILLIHVLNLLKRLNLLSFQLYDVDVHLEELREMAVKKFRKMTTDEKRKLGAALARLSPEDLSKALEIVAQNNPSFQATAEEVDLDIDAQSQSTLWKLKYFIEEALEKQSKNSGSTSGNENHNNKNKRKQELCDAVAKASKNKKPT from the exons ATGGACACATTTGGTGCATCGATTTCGGAGGCAAAAAACATTACAACAGGGAACCCTTATGACTGTTTGATCGAAATGGAGGGATTCAAGTGTCGTGTCGATGATATAATTTCCAAAGTTGATGAG CTTGAGCAGAAAGTGAATGACATAGAAATTTTTTTCTCGAGCACGAATAAAAGACAAAAGAATATGGATAAAGGTAATTCGTCTACAAAGGATAAAGACAAGGAGAAACATGTTGCAAGTATTAAGAAGCAAAACAAGGTAGCATCACGTAGAGAAGCAGCAGCGGCAAAGAGAATGCAAGATCTTATGCGCCAGTTTGGCACAATATTACGCCAG GTCATTGACAAGCCAATGGATTTTAGTACCATTAAGAATCAAACGGAAGCTAAAGATGGTACAGGATATAAGAATGTTCGGGAGATATGTGTTGACGTGAGGTTAGTTTTCACGAATGCCATGAAGTATAATGACGAAAAAAGTGATGTCCATGTGATGGCAAAAACTTTGCTGGAAAAGTTTGAGGAGAAATGGTTGCAATTTCTGCCAAAAGTTACTGAAGAG GAAACAAGACGAGAACAAGAAGAAGCTGAAGCACAGTTAAGCATGCAGCTTGCTCAAGAAGCCGCTCATGCCAGGATGGCTAGAGACTTAAGTAACGAG ATACTTCTTATACATGTCTTGAACTTGCTCAAGAGATTGAACCTTTTATCTTTTCAGCTGTATGATGTTGATGTGCATTTAGAAGAGCTACGGGAGATGGCTGTTAAAAAATTCAG GAAAATGACAACAGATGAAAAGAGAAAGTTAGGCGCGGCTCTTGCTCGGTTGTCACCTGAAGATCTAAGTAAAGCATTGGAAATCGTCGCCCAAAATAATCCGAGCTTCCAAGCAACTGCAGAAGAGGTGGATCTCGACATCGATGCTCAG AGCCAGTCGACCTTATGGAAGTTGAAATACTTTATAGAGGAGGCTTTAGAAAAACAGAGCAAGAATTCAGGAAGCACCAGTGGCAATGAAAATCATAACAACAAAAACAAACGTAAACAAGAGTTATGTGATGCTGTTGCCAAAGCTTCTAAGAACAAGAAGCCCACTTGA